The segment TCGATCTTCTGAGTGATCACCTCATCAGCATCACGACCACCTTCGATAAACACCTTGATGCCGTTGTAATCAGCAGGGTTGTGTGAAGCGGTAATACACGCTGAGTAGGCACAGTTCATCTCTTTGGCTTTAAACATCACAATCGGTGTTGGGACGAACTTGTCGATAAAGCTTACTTTAATATTGTTTGCGGCTAACACTTCTGCAAACCAGCGTCCGGCTTTATCGGAAAGAAAACGGCGGTCATAACCAATCACAAAGCCACGATCGGCTACTTGCTCATTATTAATGATATTGGCAACCGCTTGAGCTACGAGACAGACGTTATCCTTAGTAAACTCTTCACCAATAAAGGCGCGCCAGCCACCTGTACCAAATTGGATCATGGGATATTCCTTAGAAAAAGAGGGCAGCCAATAACCAGCTGCCCATAGGGTTTAACCTAGAGTTACGATAACTTCGTTTACAGAGCCTTCGGCTTGAACTGGTACAGATGCCCCATTTACCACTTCACCGTTAACTGTAATCGACTTAACGCCTTTGCTTACTGAGTCTGGGTTTACAACTTTGATGTTGTAAGTGGCACCCAACCATTGGCGAGTCACTTCAAAACCTGGCCAGTTAGTTGGGATACATGGATCGATAGTGAGACCATCAAAGCCTGTACGCACACCTAGAATAAAGTTAGTGACTGCGAAGTACGCCCAGCCAGATGTACCGGTCAACCATGGGTGGTTGGCACGACCATGATCTTGGTGATCGCGACCCATGATGAACTGCACGTACGAGTATGGTTCTGCAATACGTTTTTCGATCATGTCGTTTTGGTTGTATGGGTTTAATGCATCGTAGAACTTCATCGCTCGATCACCGCGACCCAATTTCGCTTCAGCTACCCATGCCCATGGGTTTGGATGTGAGAAGATTGCGCCATTCTCTTTTACGCCTTGGTAAACACGAGTCACGAAGCCGATGTCATCGTTTGGTGTGGCGAATGATGGCGAGTTTAGGTGCAGACCGTATTCAGAGAATAGGTTCTCGTCGACCGCATCCATCGCTTTTTCACCGCGTTCTTGCGATACCGCACCAGATAGAACCGCAAGTGTGTTTGATTCAAGGTGTACACGGCCTTCTGCTTGTTGTGCTGTACCGATTTTGTCGCCATTCTTGGTTAGACCACGGATGTACCAGCCACCTTCGTCGTCCCAAAGGTGCGTTTCACACGCTTCGCGAACATTGGCTGCCATAATGGTGTACTTTTCGACGTCTGCATCTTTACCTAGGTATTTTGCGAGATCAATGAACTCTTGCAGTGCCCAGAAGTGTAGGAAGGACACCATTGATGATTCACCACCACCTAGGTTTAGACAGTCATTCCAGTCAGCGCGCAGACCTTTACAAATACCAGTTTGACCTACGTATTCAGCTGAGAAGTCGAGTGCCGCTTTCATGTGGTCATACACGCTAGCATCACCACCATCAGCGTAAGGGATCACTTCGTCAAAGAAGCTATGCTCGCCCGTTTCCATCACGTATTTACAGATAGTTGGTACTAGCCATAGGTGGTCATCCGAACAAGTATCTTCAATACCGTGGATCTTGTCTTCATCAGAAGGTGTTGGAACAACGGTTGGAGATTTCGATGGTTTAACATCGGCTTTTTCTGGATCGAACCAATCTGGATCAAATAGGTGTAGACCGTAACCCGCTTTTACCTGACCGCGTAGCAGGTCAACGATACGCTTGCGAGTCATTTTCGGGTTCGCGTGAGGGACAGAGATCGCGTCTTGCGCCGTATCGCGGTAACCAAGACCGGTACGACCACCTACCTCGATGAATGAAGCAAAACGAGACCACACCACACATGTTTCTGCTTGGTATAGTGTCCAAGCGTTGATCATAGTGTCTAGACCTTGGTTTGGTGATTTCACTTGGAACTTGCCACAACGTTCATCCCAGTGAGCTTTGATGCCTGCGAAGGCGTTATCGACTTCAGCCAAATCTTGGTACTTAGCGCGTAGACGCTCACCGTTGCCTTTACCGATACCTAGGATGTAAGCAAAGCGAACTTCTTCACCTGGTTGGATGGTGAATTGCTTGTGTAGCGAGCCGCAGTGGTTGTAACAGGTTTGCGCGGTGTTGAAGCACTTACCTTGCTCAACCGCAAGTGGATTAGCTTCGTCACGGTATAGACCTAGGAAGCTGTCACGTTGACCGTCGTATGAATCTGGATCAAACGTTGACGCTAGGTAGTAGAAACCTTCGAAATCATTAGTGTTGTAGTACAGATCGTACTCAATCACGCCATCTTTGTAAGCCGTGCCAGCAGAGTAGAGAGACATCTGATGGTTTTGATTGTCAGATTGAATATGGCTGAAAGAGAATTCTACGAATGAGAATGCGCTAATCGTGCGTGGCTTATCTGAGGTGTTTTTGATCACCACATCCCAAACTTCAGCGTCTTCACCTTTTGGTACGAATAGCGTTTTAGTTGCTTCGATACCATTGTAGTCACATTTAAATTTCGAGTATGACAAACCATGACGAACTTCGTAGCTTGCTTCATCAAGGCTTTTTGCTACAGGTTGCCATGAAATTGACCAGTAATCACCAGTCTCGTCATCACGTAGGTAAACATAATGTCCTGGGCGATCAAATGTCGCATTCGGGCGGAATTTGGTTACGCGGTTGTACTCAGGAGAGTTGTAGAAAGAGTAACCGCCAGCATTGTGCGAAATTACCGTACAGAATTTTTCTGTACCAAGGTAGTTGGTCCATGGTGCTGGGACATCTGGGCGTGTGATGACATATTCACGATTGTCATTATCGAAATAGCCGTAGTTCATCTTAATTTCCTTTTTACCAAGCCACTCTTAGGTGGTTAAAATTTAAAGCTAGTGAAAACGTCTAACAGTCAATGAGAACTGATTAGTGGTTATTTGGTTTGCCACGGTTGGCGGTATTTAACATCTTGTCTATCGAGCAGCGTTAAATGTCCTTTTAAACGTGATAAATAATCGTGCCAATCGCGCTGAGATTTATCCGTCCAACACGCCTCTGCGAGTGCAGTGATGCGAGGGAAAATCATGTAATCCATCCGTTGTTGGTGAGTCACAATTTCACACCACAGCGCGCATTGAATACCAAGAATGCGTTTGCGAATCGGATCGGTATCCGGTACTTCTTTTAATGGCTCATAACGATAGGCAATTTCTAATGGAATGGTACTTGCCCAATCGACACCGGGCTCATCTGGTGAGTAATCTTGTGCCATATCGAGATAGGTGTATTGCGCCGGTTGTAAGATCACGTCAAAGCCTTGGCTAGCACAGTTGAGTGCCGCTTCTTCGCTTAGCCAAGAATAGATAATGGTGTCTTTACTCACTTTGTTGCCATGCTGGGCTTCTTCCCAACCGACCATTCGTTTACCTAGCGCTTTGAGGCGTTTTTCCGCAAAACGCAGTAGGTGACCTTGCAACTCTTTAGCGCTGTGGTAACCGTTTTCTTCCATTAGTGCTTGGCAACTTGGGCTGTTTACCCATACGCCATCAGGTACTTCATCCGCCCCAATATGCACCCATGGAGAAGGGAAAAGTTCAGCGACTTCCGTGAGAACCGTATCGAGAAACTCATAGGTTCCAGCCAGAGCTGGCGACAGAACATTGTCGTTGTAGTGCTGGATACTGCGGTATTGAGAGCGATCTTCATCATCGATCAGCAGATGAGGCAATGACTTAATCGCTGCACGGCAATGACCAGGAATATCGATCTCTGGAATAACGGTAATTCCTCGCTCAGCCGCAAAGCTGACGACATCTCGAATCTCTTCTTGAGTGTAAAAGCCCTGATATACTTGGTTCAAAGTACTAAATTGTGGTTCAAGCTGTGTACCTGAACCACGCTTGGACCCAATCTCAGTCAATTGAGGGTAGGCTTTTATTTCAACTCGCCAACCTTCGTCATCCGTCAGGTGCCAATGGAAATGGTTAAACTTATAGTGAGCCAAGTGATTGATAAGACGCTTTACTCGCTCAACTGGATGGAAATGACGCGCGCAGTCGAGCATCATGCCACGATAACGAAAGCGTGGCGTATCAGAAATTTGTACATACGGCACTTGTAACGTATTGGCTTGTTCGGTCACTTGAATCAATTGCAATAAGGTTGCACTGGCATGGACAAAACCTGCTGCGGACCCCGACTCCAAGCGAATACCATTGGCACTAACAGTCAGGTTATATTCACCCTCATCAAGTGTCGGGTTGTCGCGAAAGAGAATATCGCTATGACCAATGGGATTGGTCTTAAATTGGTACAGGTCATCCAATTCAAGTTGCAACCATTGCGCTGCGTTTTCTGCGCGCGTGGATTGCAAAGTGATTTGGCTATTTGGTGACAGTAAGTAATGCCCCTCTAGCTGGGTACATTGATTCGGCTTAGGGATAATAGCTAACCGATTGCTCTCAACCTGCGGCACTTCTGAACGTTCACGATATGGCGAAGCTAAAGCAATTGGCGTGACAACAACAGGGTGCGTCAGTTGACCATTTTGCTCAACAACTAAGGCGTCTTTGAAACCATCGGTATAGTAACGCAGCGGCGCTGTATTGATGCTGAACTCGCAGTAGTAATGCTGGTTTGCTTTAAGGATCGAGATCTCTGGTGTAACGGTACAAAAACTACCGACTTGCTTAATTGTGCCACAAGTAAAACTGTCCGGCAGAATGTAGCGGTCGATAATAAACTGCAATTTCCAATCGATAAGATCTTGATCGGAAAGATTGTGTAGGGTTACGCCAAAGCGGCAAAACTGTTTTTGCTCAGACAATACAGTGAGATCAATTCGGTAGCTCATAAATACAAATCCTTAATACAGATTATGCTCTGCTTTGCCAGCCATCATGAGTGCGCCTTCGATTGCGTCAAACTGAGGTGCGACAATCCATTGCTGTACAGGTGGAGAAAGCCACTCTTTGATCCGCTCAGCGATACTGCCCATTAGGCAAATACGAGTCGCGCCTTTTTTATTCAAAGCAATCAAAAACATTTCAATGTCTTGTGCGGTTTGCTTGAGCATTGAAATCGCCAGCGCATCGCCTTGGTAGGCATGCTGGAAGATAGCAGGAGAGAACTGACCATAATCTTTTGGTATCGCGCCTTTGGACCATTCAACAATCGCATCGACATCATGGTTAAAATGGTTAAGCACATGTTCGGCAAGCGGTGTTTTTTCGACAATGCCATCGTAGGCCAACAACACTTGTTGAATTAAGCGCAGCCCCATGATCGCACCACCACCTTGATCGGAAATTGGGAACTCTCGACCACCGACTACGTGCTGTTCTCCACCTTTTAGCAAAATACCGCATGAGCCTGTACCGCCAATCATAATCGCACCATCATCACCGTTGTGTGCACCTAAACATGCACCGTATGCGTCAGTATTTAGCACCAATGAGGCAAATGGATGAGGTTGAGCCATAAAGGCAAGCCAAGAGTTTTTATGCTCGGCTCCCGCTAACGCAAGCCCTACATGCATGTTGCGAAAATCTTGTTCACTAAGATGGGCTTGTTTTGCTGCGGCATGGATAGCTTCAATAATCGCCGCCATGGCAATATCTGAACCGAGCATAATATTGGCGCTGCCGCTTTTGGCTTCGCCAATCAGTTGATTGTTTTCATCGCGAATACGTGCACGGCAAGAGGTGCCGCCACCGTCAATACCAACGTGGTATAGAGTCATTTGATTAATCCTTTATGCTGTCAAAATGATTAAATTGACTGATGATGGCGAGCAGATACCAAGCTCCGTGAGGGATCCATTGCTCACCCCATCGCCAGTTTTGCAACATATCATCTTTCTGCTTTGGTGGATTAAATGCGATATCCTCTTCGTCCTCAAAACCGCCTGTAATCCCGTTGCAAACGCCACCTTTGGCGTTAAAGAAGCCTAGATCAGGTAAGTAGTCAGGGTTGTTGTGACCAAAGCCATCTAACATACACATGTCATATGGGTTATGACCCACAATCCAGTTGAGGGCATTTTGGCCAAATGCGAGAAGTTGCGTTTTTGTATCCTCATTGACAATGAAATCTTGTGCGATAAATGCCATCGTCGCTAATGATCCGAGACGCGCATTTTCTCCCTGCCACCAATAGCCAGTCTCATTGTCGTGAGCGACGAAAAATGCATCACGCTTATCGCCGTTGACAGCTTTAACATACTGACGAGGATAGCCAAATGGATTCGCGACTTGCTGGGTGATTGCAAGCTCAAACTTAACCGCTTGAGCAACAACGTTAGCGATAGCGTTCTGCGCTTCACTCTCTTGTTCAATGGCAAGATACTCACACAAAGCAATCACAGGCAGACCGGCTTCAGCGGCATGGAAGTATGGGCGAGATCCGTCTTGGTTTGCTGACCAAAAGTGCGTTTGATGCTCATCCGAGTGCTGGCGAGATGCCAAACGTTTCGCCCACAAACGGCTTTCGGCTAGGTAGTCATGGTTTTCAGTGACACGATAGAGTTCAACCGTCGCAAGTAGTGCACAGTACTCATCAATGATGTTTTCAGTGCCATCATTGAGGTACTGAGTGTTAAATTCTTTTAGATGCCAATAAGCTTTTTCTGCCGTATGTAAGTAGTCTTGGCTAGAAAACTCGCCATCTTGCTTTAGACTGGCAGCTTTGGCGAGAGCGGCAATCGCAATACCACCACCTTGTCTAAATCCGGCTTGATAATCTTCAGATTTATGACCTTGCTGAGTCGCATAAGCACAAATCTCACGTTGTTTGATATCTTTTGACCATTTATCAAACACCGTCATGTAGAAAAAGCCTTGCGGATTAAACATGCGCACCAAGAAATCAGCACCGTAAAGCGCTTCTTCAATTAGGCGTACCGCTGAATACTTGGCGAACTTGGCATTGCTTTTAACCAACTCAAAACCTTTCAACATGTTCCAAATTACCATTGGTGTTTGTTGTGGGTTGAAGTAGTTAGCGTAAGACAGGTGGCTAAGATATTTGCTGACATCACCAGACGCATCGTACCAACCACCACGAACATCGACGGTTTGATCTGTGCCTAAAATAGGGGCTTGTTGGTCTTGTTTATCAAAGATCCCGCCGCAACGCTGGGATTTGAAATAGTGTAAGACATCCGAAAAGGTGCGCTGCATAAGTACGCCATGACCGATTTCAAAGATCTCGGAACGAATGTTGTCAAAGCGTAAGTAATAACGACCTAAT is part of the Vibrio ponticus genome and harbors:
- a CDS encoding GH36-type glycosyl hydrolase domain-containing protein, encoding MNYGYFDNDNREYVITRPDVPAPWTNYLGTEKFCTVISHNAGGYSFYNSPEYNRVTKFRPNATFDRPGHYVYLRDDETGDYWSISWQPVAKSLDEASYEVRHGLSYSKFKCDYNGIEATKTLFVPKGEDAEVWDVVIKNTSDKPRTISAFSFVEFSFSHIQSDNQNHQMSLYSAGTAYKDGVIEYDLYYNTNDFEGFYYLASTFDPDSYDGQRDSFLGLYRDEANPLAVEQGKCFNTAQTCYNHCGSLHKQFTIQPGEEVRFAYILGIGKGNGERLRAKYQDLAEVDNAFAGIKAHWDERCGKFQVKSPNQGLDTMINAWTLYQAETCVVWSRFASFIEVGGRTGLGYRDTAQDAISVPHANPKMTRKRIVDLLRGQVKAGYGLHLFDPDWFDPEKADVKPSKSPTVVPTPSDEDKIHGIEDTCSDDHLWLVPTICKYVMETGEHSFFDEVIPYADGGDASVYDHMKAALDFSAEYVGQTGICKGLRADWNDCLNLGGGESSMVSFLHFWALQEFIDLAKYLGKDADVEKYTIMAANVREACETHLWDDEGGWYIRGLTKNGDKIGTAQQAEGRVHLESNTLAVLSGAVSQERGEKAMDAVDENLFSEYGLHLNSPSFATPNDDIGFVTRVYQGVKENGAIFSHPNPWAWVAEAKLGRGDRAMKFYDALNPYNQNDMIEKRIAEPYSYVQFIMGRDHQDHGRANHPWLTGTSGWAYFAVTNFILGVRTGFDGLTIDPCIPTNWPGFEVTRQWLGATYNIKVVNPDSVSKGVKSITVNGEVVNGASVPVQAEGSVNEVIVTLG
- a CDS encoding beta-N-acetylhexosaminidase, whose protein sequence is MSYRIDLTVLSEQKQFCRFGVTLHNLSDQDLIDWKLQFIIDRYILPDSFTCGTIKQVGSFCTVTPEISILKANQHYYCEFSINTAPLRYYTDGFKDALVVEQNGQLTHPVVVTPIALASPYRERSEVPQVESNRLAIIPKPNQCTQLEGHYLLSPNSQITLQSTRAENAAQWLQLELDDLYQFKTNPIGHSDILFRDNPTLDEGEYNLTVSANGIRLESGSAAGFVHASATLLQLIQVTEQANTLQVPYVQISDTPRFRYRGMMLDCARHFHPVERVKRLINHLAHYKFNHFHWHLTDDEGWRVEIKAYPQLTEIGSKRGSGTQLEPQFSTLNQVYQGFYTQEEIRDVVSFAAERGITVIPEIDIPGHCRAAIKSLPHLLIDDEDRSQYRSIQHYNDNVLSPALAGTYEFLDTVLTEVAELFPSPWVHIGADEVPDGVWVNSPSCQALMEENGYHSAKELQGHLLRFAEKRLKALGKRMVGWEEAQHGNKVSKDTIIYSWLSEEAALNCASQGFDVILQPAQYTYLDMAQDYSPDEPGVDWASTIPLEIAYRYEPLKEVPDTDPIRKRILGIQCALWCEIVTHQQRMDYMIFPRITALAEACWTDKSQRDWHDYLSRLKGHLTLLDRQDVKYRQPWQTK
- a CDS encoding N-acetylglucosamine kinase; its protein translation is MTLYHVGIDGGGTSCRARIRDENNQLIGEAKSGSANIMLGSDIAMAAIIEAIHAAAKQAHLSEQDFRNMHVGLALAGAEHKNSWLAFMAQPHPFASLVLNTDAYGACLGAHNGDDGAIMIGGTGSCGILLKGGEQHVVGGREFPISDQGGGAIMGLRLIQQVLLAYDGIVEKTPLAEHVLNHFNHDVDAIVEWSKGAIPKDYGQFSPAIFQHAYQGDALAISMLKQTAQDIEMFLIALNKKGATRICLMGSIAERIKEWLSPPVQQWIVAPQFDAIEGALMMAGKAEHNLY
- a CDS encoding glycoside hydrolase family 9 protein, whose translation is MLLVTNHIGYESLGPKQAVLMTRKPRLSTTTALLVCADSHQTVAAIDVEKGAKAARWHQGNFFRIDFSAFTQLGRYYLRFDNIRSEIFEIGHGVLMQRTFSDVLHYFKSQRCGGIFDKQDQQAPILGTDQTVDVRGGWYDASGDVSKYLSHLSYANYFNPQQTPMVIWNMLKGFELVKSNAKFAKYSAVRLIEEALYGADFLVRMFNPQGFFYMTVFDKWSKDIKQREICAYATQQGHKSEDYQAGFRQGGGIAIAALAKAASLKQDGEFSSQDYLHTAEKAYWHLKEFNTQYLNDGTENIIDEYCALLATVELYRVTENHDYLAESRLWAKRLASRQHSDEHQTHFWSANQDGSRPYFHAAEAGLPVIALCEYLAIEQESEAQNAIANVVAQAVKFELAITQQVANPFGYPRQYVKAVNGDKRDAFFVAHDNETGYWWQGENARLGSLATMAFIAQDFIVNEDTKTQLLAFGQNALNWIVGHNPYDMCMLDGFGHNNPDYLPDLGFFNAKGGVCNGITGGFEDEEDIAFNPPKQKDDMLQNWRWGEQWIPHGAWYLLAIISQFNHFDSIKD